A stretch of the Rosa rugosa chromosome 5, drRosRugo1.1, whole genome shotgun sequence genome encodes the following:
- the LOC133710943 gene encoding probable acyl-activating enzyme 16, chloroplastic isoform X3: protein MATGAINVVRGSRSSVEELLQIYHHSDSVAIAVDSPELFNRISEEFCSKAVMKFVVLLWGEKSSLVSDGKIPIFNYKEILDLGRKSCKSMADSDDGRKYSMYEAINSDDIATVVYTSGTSGNPKGVMLTHRNLLHQIKNLGDIVPAVGGDKFLSMLPPWHCYERASEYFAFARGIEQFYTTVRKLKADLRQYQPDFVISVPLVYETLYSGIHKQISSSSTVLELITLTFIRISLAYMEFKRIYEGTYLTRKQKQSSHLVSIADWLWARVVAAVLWPLHVMGQNLIYSKIQSAIGISKAGISGGGNLPSHVDKFFEAIGIKLLNGYGLTETSPVVAARHPSCNVLGSVGHPIRHTEFKVVDSETGEVLLPGLSGIVKVRGPQVMKGYYKNPRATEQVLDEDGWLNTGDIGWIAPHHSIGRSRRCGGVVVLEGRAKDTIVLSTGENVEPVELEEAASRSSLIQQIVVIGQDQRRLGAIIVPNKEEALLAAKNLSLVDIDASDLSKETMKSLLSQDLRKWTSSCSFQIGRILIVDEPFTIDNGLMTLTMKIRRDRVVARYKEQIDNLFK, encoded by the exons ATGTGGTAAGAGGTTCAAGGTCATCAGTCGAAGAGTTACTACAAATATATCACCACTCAGATAG TGTTGCAATTGCTGTCGACAGTCCTGAACTGTTCAATCGGATTTCAGAAGAATTCTGTTCCAAGGCTGTCATGAAATTTGTTGTTCTTCTTTGGGGGGAGAAATCAAGCTTGGTCAGTGATGGGAAGATTCCCATTTTCAACTACAAAGAGATTCTAGATTTGGGACgaaagagttgtaagagtatgGCCGATTCTGATGATGGAC GAAAGTACTCTATGTATGAAGCAATCAACTCGGATGATATTGCTACAGTTGTATATACAAGCGGAACAAGTGGTAACCCAAAAGGTGTCATGCTCACTCATCGAAATCTGTTGCATCAG ATTAAGAACCTCGGGGATATTGTACCTGCTGTAGGCGGGGACAAATTTCTCAGCATGCTTCCACCTTGGCATTGCTATGAACGAGCTTCTGAATATTTTGCTTTTGCACGTGGAATTGAACAATTTTACACAACTGTCAGGAAATTGAAG GCTGATTTGCGACAATATCAACCAGATTTTGTAATTTCCGTTCCTTTAGTGTATGAGACACTTTACAG TGGGATTCATAAACAGATTTCTTCCAGCTCTACAGTTCTTGAGCTTATTACACTTACATTCATACGGATCAGTTTGGCATACATGGAGTTTAAGAGGATCTATGAG GGAACATATTTGACAAGGAAACAGAAGCAATCTTCACATCTTGTTTCAATAGCAGATTGGTTATGGGCAAGAGTTGTTGCTGCAGTATTATGGCCTTTGCATGTTATGGGACAGAATCTAATATATAGTAAAATCCAATCTGCTATCGGAATATCAAAG GCTGGCATTAGTGGAGGAGGCAATCTACCTTCACATGTTGATAAGTTTTTTGAG GCAATTGGCATTAAATTGCTGAACGGATATGGTTTAACAGAGACTTCTCCCGTTGTTGCTGCTCGACACCCAAGCTGTAAT GTTCTTGGTTCAGTTGGGCATCCGATTCGACATACTGAGTTCAAAGTTGTAGATTCTGAAACTGGTGAAGTTCTCCTACCTGGTTTAAGTGGCATTGTAAAAGTTAGGGGCCCACAAGTAATGAAAGGATACTACAAG AATCCAAGGGCTACAGAGCAAGTATTAGATGAGGATGGTTGGCTAAACACTGGAGATATAGGTTGGATTGCTCCTCATCATTCAATAGGGCGAAGTCGTCGTTGTGGAGGTGTTGTTGTCCTTGAAGGACGTGCAAAGGACACCATAGTGCTTTCAACAG GAGAAAACGTTGAACCAGTAGAGCTTGAGGAAGCTGCCTCAAGAAGTAGTCTAATTCAACAAATTGTTGTCATTGGCCAG GATCAACGACGGCTTGGGGCAATAATTGTTCCAAACAAAGAAGAGGCTTTACTTGCAGCTAAGAATTTGTCCCTTGTAGATATTGATGCCTCTGACCTAAGCAAGGAGACAATGAAAAGCTTGTTGTCTCAAGATTTACGAAAATG GACTTCAAGTTGTTCATTTCAAATTGGACGGATCTTAATTGTAGATGAACCCTTTACG ATTGATAATGGTTTGATGACTCTGACCATGAAAATTCGAAGGGATAGAGTCGTGGCTCGATACAAGGAACAGATAGACAATCTGTTCAAGTGA